A genomic window from Diorhabda sublineata isolate icDioSubl1.1 chromosome 8, icDioSubl1.1, whole genome shotgun sequence includes:
- the LOC130448225 gene encoding tudor domain-containing protein 5 yields MELTKKYLRSLLTANPTAMTVRQVSIDYQNTIGESIPYTKFGYTSLEQFLRSIPDTVQLQGTGPFALVNLVVSEKSSHIVALVSRQRVERRKGLRYPLMKRTVVPTPNVLKNYTPPVTRSQSQKIVYPTIKSSNSSTINTVSTSASNWKQTFKNKFTLSNNSIESDTKKQISPENSNGLMTESTIRYKPSNDDHNMEKITKMVDGMKISKATDGIQRWNQSHKSSSSDQMTDPDGDYTISRTSTRHKVNIAEDVDPSEECVPVAIRNNLKKLIAKYPDGIWCAELPAIYRKMFRRELKYHDSGFRSLIELCTCLKSIFHYVRPSADDFKLYDKNKPLPDTAETVFTIASYSNKSSLNNAPALPSIDWTDVLLFIPPDIFKPGQEIQRAFVPETTQEGDTIEIVVGEVFDVSKFWVYKDDGKLDKLMDNMQLFYGEHAESYKVPQHLIREGLYCVSIIFGEYHRVLVVNAMCEGTDEIRVFYIDYGTIKQEKPNLYFLHEKFAELPAQTIRCRLANICPPEKGAPWSRECTEEFKVLLKKRDLMAKINRINWEDKYLEVLLADVTDSENVFYINNVLVEKGYAIFAYQEPKISIVNSICTPIVNLIHLFPTFMELENGLAPSTSEMETYSSCNVPINFCYPQYFYFDHSEEEKIIEHVTNFYESRILKGLRSEIHRNFNVDVDKITEKPIDFSHFMELEGELRQFWENQNIGGGECEEVEENSSSVDIINDDLVTNISKKIEMWKTDTINELRGDCKLSEDIMEILDTGRLNSESVNLDCLKNNTDQSDYQGISVENIHFDDFRSISRSNSWHSSITNNTYPSFRTDSQQVSFEYPESSNENLETLKSDVKENDLFRNSHGSDKVGKLVLHPTNPFLTNVLEGEEIKQDIIGNNGRLHPNNPFLHHINKNNEEISDVRSDSSGSTSYKTNVEETKVDNAWSTKDDRYYYDGSFSSISTEELKPEDDKSTNPSNNSASPSSSSKSCSVQTNLGLDVNKPEFIPQDYFLTDRFQYTCYPPQHPTLYNPYYHQRSHFIMASSMIQSPAMSAPFSNRISICPPPGFSINSNVIMQGNMPDFYEAHNERLRGSFRS; encoded by the exons AtggaattaacaaaaaaatacttgagGAGTCTTTTGACTGCTAACCCTACTGCCATGACTGTACGTCAAGTTAGTATAGATTATCAAAATACTATAGGAGAGTCTATTCCATATACAAAATTTGGTTATACTTCGTTAGAACAGTTTCTTCGATCGATTCCCGATACTGTACAg ttaCAGGGCACAGGGCCATTTGCTCTTGTTAATCTTGTAGTATCTGAAAAATCATCTCATATCGTAGCATTAGTATCCAGGCAAAGAGTAGAGAGGAGAAAAGGGCTTAGATATCCATTAAT gaaaagaACTGTGGTACCAACCccaaatgttttaaaaaattatacaccTCCTGTAACAAGATCACAAtcacaaaaaatagtatatcCTACTATAAAATCAAGTAATTCATCAACAATTAATACTGTATCAACTTCTGCTTCAAATTGgaaacaaacttttaaaaataaattcactcTGTCCAATAATTCAATTGAATCTGatactaaaaaacaaatttctccaGAGAACTCAAATGGTCTTATGACCGAATCAACGATAAGATATAAACCATCAAATGACGAtcataatatggaaaaaattacaaaaatggtAGATggtatgaaaatttcaaaggcAACTGATGGTATACAGAGATGGAATCAAAGTCATAAGTCAAGTAGTAGTGATCAAATGACAGATCCAGATGGGGATTACACAATTAGTAGAACAAGTACCAGGCATAAAGTAAACATAGCTGAAGATGTAGACCCGTCTGAGGAATGTGTACCAGTTGCTATTAGAAATAACTTAAAAAAGTTGATTGCAAAGTATCCCGATGGTATTTGGTGTGCAGAGCTACCAGCTATTTACAG aaaaatgttCAGAAGGGAGCTCAAATACCATGACTCGGGATTCAGGAGTCTAATAGAGCTATGTACTTGtttaaaatcgatatttcatTATGTAAGACCGTCTGCTGATGATTTCAAATTGTACGATAAAAATAAACCATTACCTGATACAGCTGAAACTGTATTTACAATAGCGAGTTATAGTAATAAAAGTTCTTTAAACAATGCTCCAGCTTTACCTAGCATAGAT tggaCTGATGTACTTTTATTCATTCCACCTGATATTTTTAAACCTGGTCAAGAGATACAAAGAGCTTTTGTACCTGAAACCACCCAGGAGGGTGATACTATAGAAATTGTGGTCGGGGAGGTATTTGATGTTTccaaattttgggtttataaaGATGATGGAAAGCTTGATAAACTTATGGATAATATGCA attgttTTATGGTGAACATGCAGAATCGTACAAAGTACCTCAACATCTCATCAGAGAGGGACTTTATTGCGTTTCGATTATTTTTGGAGAATACCACAGAGTTCTTGTAGTCAATGCCATGTGTGAAGGAACCGATGAAATTAGG GTGTTTTACATAGATTATGGTACAATCAAACAAGAAAAACCCAATTTGTATTTCTTGCATGAAAAATTTGCTGAATTACCAGCTCAAACGATAAGATGTAGATTAGCTAACATTTGCCCGCCAGAAAAAGGTGCTCCTTGGTCCAGAGAATGTACTGAAGAATTTAAAGTGCTGCTTAAGAAAAGAGACCTAATGGCGAAAATTAATAGAATCAATTGGGAA gataAATATTTGGAAGTTTTGCTTGCTGATGTTACTGATTCGGAAAATGTATTTTACATAAACAACGTCCTAGTAGAAAAAGGTTATGCAATATTTGCTTATCAA GAACCGAAGATTAGTATAGTTAATTCGATATGTACCCCCAttgtaaatttaattcatttatttccgACGTTTATGGAACTAGAAAATGGATTGGCGCCTTCCACATCTGAAATGGAAACGTACTCTAGTTGTAATGtaccaataaatttttgttatccTCAATATTTCTACTTCGATCATTCGGAAGAAGAAAAGATAATCGAACACGTTACCAATTTTTATGAATCTCGTATTCTGAAAGGTTTAAGATCGGAAATACACAGAAATTTTAACGTAGACGTCGATAAGATTACAGAAAAACCGATAGATTTTTCGCATTTTATGGAATTAGAAGGGGAGTTGAGACAGTTTTGGGAAAATCAGAATATAGGAGGTGGTGAATGCGAGGAGGTGGAGGAAAACTCTTCTTCTGTTGATATAATTAACGATGATTTAGTAACAAATATATCGAAGAAAATCGAGATGTGGAAAACCGATACTATAAATGAACTTAGAGGAGATTGTaaactttccgaagatattatggAAATTTTAGATACCGGTCGATTAAATAGTGAATCGGTGAACTTggattgtttgaaaaataatacagatCAATCGGATTATCAAGGAATAAGCgtggaaaatattcatttcgatgattttcgATCGATTTCGAGGAGTAATAGCTGGCATAGTTCGATTACCAACAACACTTACCCTTCGTTTAGAACAGATTCTCAACAAGTCAGTTTTGAATATCCCGAATCGAGCAACGAAAATTTAGAGACTCTGAAAAGTGACGTGaaagaaaatgatttattcAGAAACAGCCATGGTTCTGATAAAGTTGGAAAATTGGTATTGCATCCTACGAATCCTTTTTTGACCAATGTATTAGAAGGTGAAGAGATCAAGCAAGATATCATCGGCAATAATGGAAG ATTACATCCGAACAATCCATTTTTAcaccatataaataaaaacaatgaagaaatttCTGATGTACGATCTGATTCATCGGGATCGACTTCATATAAAACAAACGTAGAAGAAACAAAAGTCGATAATGCTTGGTCGACAAAAGATGATCGATATTACTATGATGGTTCGTTTTCTTCAATCAGTACCGAAGAACTAAAACCAGAAGATGACAAATCAACTAATCCAAGTAACAATTCAGCCTCACCGTCTTCGAGTAGTAAATCTTGCAGTGTACAAACTAACTTGGGATTGGACGTTAACAAACCGGAATTTATTCCTCAGGATTATTTTTTAACGGATCGTTTTCAGTATACTTGTTATCCCCCTCAGCATCCTACTCTTTACAATCCTTATTATCATCAACGGAGTCATTTTATAATGGCGTCTTCGATGATACAAAGTCCAGCTATGTCTGCACCGTTTAGTAACAGAATTTCGATTTGTCCTCCTCCGGGTTTCTCTATTAATTCAAATGTAATCATGCAAGGGAATATGCCGGATTTTTATGAGGCTCACAATGAAAGGTTGAGAGGCAGTTTTAGATCTTAG
- the LOC130448226 gene encoding complex I assembly factor ACAD9, mitochondrial, producing MFIRPSLSNNFLLKRIIWSDLISSSGTSQKFSQQVPAVKNSEEYYEKQLKEFQTLTNVTKKVRTKKPQKPPFVKNFLLGKFDTDLLTYPELNKSDTKNLEDTAKLVQNLMKQNHMVDCSSMTKQFRQNLSDFKAIGLQAAQLMNGMECNITESSVFLEKLSEHKLRNSIVNNEQLGVYLLNKFGNDELKLKYLTKLMNGEILSAACISETTATDLNSLQTNAKLSPDGKQWILNGEKTCVVNGKLADIYIVFAVTKIIKKDLLTETKLTSFIIDKDSPGIVIKEIDCKGIEIVNITFNDTPIPTSNVIGEVNKAQNLLQSLITELRLSIGPMCVTVSKQILNNLITEIRNKSDDKNLLHETDGIREKIGEMIVSIYAMESILYLTTGLIDNYENQDIEVEASIVKAFCSDQTMKLATKALNLLGANFVRDSHWLHPLFEEALRFKSLNEPDDGLKIILALLCLQHAGKSTHELIEKIRNPVSHISFGFRRMWRNRRNNEDNPKLDLELGDYLHPSLENPSKQLEYCVKRLEFASEVLLVRYGGDIVNYHMELRRLANVIVDTYVTAACLGRASRSYCIGVQHGDVEMLMASTYANSAAERVKYNVLKIYGGYYNTNDENHRFLAKKIFKFKEYFPKHPLTRNF from the exons ATGTTTATAAGACCTTCGTtatctaataattttcttttgaaaagaataatttgGTCGGATTTAATAAGTAGTTCTGGAACCTCACAGAAATTTAGTCAACAAGTGCCTGCTGTTAAAAATTCGGAGGAATACTACGAAAAACAACTGAAAGAATTCCAAACTCTTACTAATGTAACTAAAAAAGTGAGAACGAAGAAACCACAAAAACCGCCGTTTGTGAAAAATTTCTTGTTAGGAAAATTTGATACAGATCTCCTTACCTATCCTGAATTGAATAAAAGTGATACTAAAAATTTAGAGGACACCGCTAAACTAgtacaaaatttaatgaaacaaaatcatATGGTGGATTGTTCTTCAATGACAAAGCAATTCAGGCAGAATCTTTCAGATTTTAAAGCTATAGGACTCCAAGCAGCTCAATTAATGAACGGAATGGAGTGTAATATAACAGAAAGCTCCGTATTTTTAG aaaaattatctGAACATAAATTGAGGAATAGCATTGTAAATAATGAACAATTGGGAGTATACCTTTTAAACAAATTTGGAAATGACGAATtgaagttgaaatatttaacaaagcTGATGAATGGAGAAATTTTATCAGCTGCATGTATTTCTGAAACTACTGCTACTGATTTAAATTCTCTTCAAACTAATGCTAAATTATCTCCAGATGGTAAACAGTGG atTCTAAATGGTGAAAAAACTTGTGTTGTAAATGGAAAGCTTGCGGATATTTACATAGTTTTCGCAGTAacgaaaattatcaaaaaagatttattaACAGAAACAAAATTGACGAGCTTCATTATAGATAAAGATTCTCCAGGAATAGTGATAAAGGAAATCGATTGCAAAGGAATAGAGATCGTTAACATAACTTTTAATGATACTCCAATTCCAACCT CGAATGTTATTGGGGAGGTTAACAAAGctcaaaatttattacaatctTTGATAACAGAATTGAGGTTAAGCATAGGTCCAATGTGTGTGACTGtatcgaaacaaattttaaacaatctAATAACGGAAATTCGGAATAAAtctgatgataaaaatttactacacGAAACAGATGGTATAAGAGAAAAAATAGGTGAG ATGATTGTTTCAATTTATGCCATGGAAAGTATCCTATATTTAACCACAGGCCTTATAGATAATTATGAAAATCAAGATATTGAAGTAGAAGCATCAATCGTTAAA gcATTTTGTTCAGATCAAACAATGAAATTGGCTACCAAAGCTTTGAATTTATTAGGAGCAAATTTCGTACGAGACTCTCATTGGCTACACCCCTTGTTCGAAGAAGCTCTAAGATTTAAAAGTTTAAATGAACCAGATGACGGTTTGAAGATTATTTTGGCTTTACTTTGTCTTCAGCATGCAGGG aaaagtactcatgaattaattgaaaaaattagaaacccGGTGTCGCACATTTCCTTTGGGTTTAGAAGGATGTGGAGGAATAGAAGGAACAACGAAGACAATCCGAAATTAGATTTAGAACTGGGAGATTACCTCCATCCATCTTTAGAAAACCCTTCTAAACAATTAGA GTACTGCGTGAAAAGACTCGAATTTGCCTCGGAGGTGTTGTTGGTAAGGTACGGTGGTGATATTGTTAATTATCATATGGAACTTAGAAGGTTGGCCAACGTTATTGTCGACACCTACGTAACCGCAGCTTGTTTAGGAAGGGCATCGAGATCTTATTGCATAGGGGTCCAACATGGCGATGTCGAAATGTTGATGGCTTCCACTTACGCTAATTCGGCTGCGGAAAGAGTCAAATATAACGTGCTCAAAATATACGGCGGTTACTATAATACAAATGACGAGAACCATAGGTTTTTGGctaaaaagatatttaaattcAAGGAGTACTTTCCGAAACATCCTCTTACTAggaatttctaa
- the LOC130448231 gene encoding leucine-rich melanocyte differentiation-associated protein-like, with amino-acid sequence MSEQYILNLNSEDNPSLQVVGLHELQKRYFQDGTDESLNMTSLRTFILLEKSLSSVTSSSVKNDDNAYDTDNNLHRLSLAHEGLDSMPKILIQEVAPTVKILDLSYNEFDSLNFLTEFINLNSLICDHNNIRANSCIPFMPNLELLWMNYCQTYDIFHLICKISCSCPNLKYLSLMGNPGIQTFLFNRVSNSERTRYRLFTISLFPCLRHLDDQIVSKEERQRSHKLYHKNVIDVQAARAMPNSLQRVTCSSRLSTILSRLRGLKNETKNLIV; translated from the exons ATGTCtgaacaatatattttaaa tTTAAATAGCGAGGATAATCCTTCATTACAAGTTGTTGGATTACATGAATTGCAGAAGAGATATTTTCAAGATGGCACTGATGAAAGTTTAAATATGACATCGCTGAGAACGTTTATTTTATTAG aaaaatcattgAGTTCAGTAACGTCTTCATCTGTAAAAAACGATGATAATGCCTACGACACTGATAACAATTTACACAGACTATCTCTAGCTCATGAGGGATTAGATTCAATGccgaaaatattgattcaaGAAGTAGCACCGACAGTAAAAATTTTAGATCTCAGTTACAACgaatttga CTCTTTAAACTTCTTAACGGagtttatcaatttaaattcattgatttgCGATCATAATAATATCCGTGCTAATTCTTGTATACCATTTATGCCTAATTTAGAATTGTTGTGGATGAATTATTGCCAA aCTTACGATATATTTCACTTAATATGTAAAATCAGTTGTTCCTGTCCAAATTTAAAGTACCTGTCGCTAATGGGGAATCCCGGAATACAAACTTTCTTATTTAACAGGGTGTCCAACTCAGAACGAACGAGATATag GTTATTTACGATATCGCTATTTCCATGTTTACGGCACTTGGACGATCAAATTGTTTCGAAAGAAGAACGGCAGAGGTCGCATAAATTATATCATAAAAACGTTATTGATGTGCAAGCTGCCAGAGCCATGCCGAATTCTTTACAACGGGTAACCTGCAGTAGTAGGCTCTCGACAATTTTATCTCGTCTACGTGGATTAAAAAACgagacaaaaaatttaattgtgtag